The Hemicordylus capensis ecotype Gifberg chromosome 6, rHemCap1.1.pri, whole genome shotgun sequence genome window below encodes:
- the LOC128332032 gene encoding RAD52 motif-containing protein 1-like isoform X5, whose amino-acid sequence MAEVLEFRVPTGNGRTLLVLGLETDVSEHALYLAFSAFGPLYSMRIHRNAPVAGPGFYALVKFYSTRDANRAQCACNRQCLFQKSPLKVSICTRQRPFPQQVLTLHSYKCQELANHYLGFNGWSSRLITLQNISGFEEEENKEEEVRTSPRSQCLKYLCIQELIIPQHGIRTRGAGVAEPHVDASQEFLMAANRAQKLAAQRALSDAFQKILLVVLENGKVAVEYSSPQEDPIDCLTEEELKGLIQVTDLSLSQPNPEGEEEVLSEESMY is encoded by the exons CATGCCCTATATTTAGCATTCTCTGCATTTGGGCCTCTTTATTCCATGAGGATTCACAGAAATGCTCCAGTCGCTGGACCTGGCTTTTATGCTCTTGTCAAGTTCTACTCGACTAGAGATGCCAACAGAGCACAGTGTGCTTGCAACCGGCAGTGCCTATTTCAAAAATCCCCTTTGAAG GTTTCCATCTGTACCAGACAGAGGCCCTTTCCACAGCAAGTCTTGACTCTGCACAGCTACAAATGCCAAGAATTAGCCAATCACTATCTTGGCTTCAATGGCTGGTCTAGTCGCCTCATCACG CTTCAGAATATATCTGGTtttgaagaggaggagaacaaagaggaggaagtgaggACTTCACCCAGGAGCCAGTGTCTGAAGTATCTGTGCATTCAGGAATTAATCATCCCCCAACATGGGATCCGTACCAGAGGAGCTGGTGTGGCTGAGCCTCATGTAGATGCCAGCCAAG AGTTTCTTATGGCTGCCAACAGagcccagaagcttgcagcaCAACGAGCACTCTCGGACGCATTTCAAAAGATCCTGCTTGTTGTTCTAG aaaatgggaaagtggcagtggagtatagctctcctcaggaagaccccattgacTGTTTAACAGAAGAGGAACTGAAAGGTCTCATCCAG gtGACTGACTTGTCACTCTCACAGCCAAAccctgaaggagaagaagaggtctTGTCTGAGGAGTCCATGTATTAG